A window of the Vanessa cardui chromosome 12, ilVanCard2.1, whole genome shotgun sequence genome harbors these coding sequences:
- the LOC124534386 gene encoding myosin heavy chain, muscle isoform X22 — translation MPKPQVQEGEDPDPTPYLFVSLEQKRIDQSKPYDGKKACWVPDEKEGFVQGEIKATKGDLVTVNLPGGEEKTLKKELLSQVNPPKFEKVEDMADLTYLNEAAVLHNLRQRYYAKLIYTYSGLFCVAINPYKRFPVYTFRCAKLYRGKRRSEVPPHIFAISDGAYVNMLTNHENQSMLITGESGAGKTENTKKVIAYFATVGAAQKKDPTQDKKGSLEDQVVQTNPVLEAFGNAKTVRNDNSSRFGKFIRIHFGPSGKLAGADIETYLLEKARVISQQALERSYHIFYQMMSGSVSGLKEMCLLSNDIYDYYIVSQGKTTIPNVDDGEECVLTDQAFDILGFTQEEKDNVYKITAAVMHMGCMKFKQRGREEQAEADGTEDGEKVAKLLGVDCQDLYKNLLKPRIKVGNEFVTQGRNKDQVTNSVGALCKGMFDRLFKWLVKKCNETLDTKQKRQHFIGVLDIAGFEIFDFNGFEQLCINFTNEKLQQFFNHHMFVLEQEEYQREGIEWTFIDFGMDLQHCIDLIEKPMGILSILEEESMFPKATDQTFVEKLNNNHLGKSAPYLKPKPPKPGCQAAHFAIGHYAGNVGYNITGWLEKNKDPLNDTVVDQFKKGANKLLVEIFADHPGQSGDAGAGGGGGKGGRGKKGGGFATVSSAYREQLNNLMTTLRSTQPHFVRCIIPNELKQAGLIDSHLVMHQLTCNGVLEGIRICRKGFPNRMVYPDFKLRYKILCPNLLKEPITAEKATEKILEHTGLDSESFRLGKTKVFFRAGVLGQMEELRDDRLSKIVSWLQAYIRGYLSRKDFKKLQEQRLALQVVQRNLRKYLQLRTWPWWKLWQRVKPLLNVTRVEDEMAKLEEKAQKAQEAFEKEEKLRKEVEALNSKLLEEKQALLASLEGEKGSLSETQERANKLAAQKADLEGQLRDTQDRLTQEEDARNQLFQAKKKLEQEISGLKKDVEDLELSIQKSEQDKATKDHQIRNLNDEIAHQDELINKLNKEKKLQGESNQKTSEELQAAEDKVNHLNKVKQKLEQTLDELEDSLEREKKLRGDVEKQRRKVEGDLKLTQEAVSDLERNKKELEQTIQRKDKEISSLTAKLEDEQSLVSKVQKQIKELQARIEELEEEVESERQARAKAEKQRADLARELEELGERLEEAGGATSAQIELNKKREAELSKLRRDLEEANIQHESTLANLRKKHNDAVAEMGEQLDQLNKLKAKAEKERSQYFSEVNDLRAGLDHLSNEKAAQEKIVKQLQHQLNEVQGKADESNRTLNDLDAAKKKLSIENSDLLRQLEEAESQVSQLSKIKVSLTTQLEDTKRLADEEARERATLLGKFRNLEHDLDNIREQVEEEAEGKADLQRQLSKANAEAQLWRSKYESEGVARSEELEEAKRKLQARLAEAEETIESLNQKVVALEKTKQRLSTEVEDLQLEVDRATAIANAAEKKQKAFDKIIGEWKLKVDDLAAELDASQKECRNYSTELFRLKGAYEEGQEQLEAVRRENKNLADEVKDLLDQIGEGGRNIHEIEKARKRLEAEKDELQAALEEAEAALEQEENKVLRAQLELSQVRQEIDRRIQEKEEEFENTRKNHQRALDSMQASLEAEAKGKAEALRMKKKLEADINELEIALDHANKANAEAQKNIKRYQAQIKDLQTALEEEQRARDDAREQLGISERRANALQNELEESRTLLEQADRARRQAEQELGDAHEQLNELSAQSASLSAAKRKLESELQTLHSDLDELLNEAKNSEEKAKKAMVDAARLADELRAEQEHAQTQEKLRKALEQQIKELQVRLDEAEANALKGGKKAIQKLEQRVRELENELDGEQRRHADAQKNLRKAERRIKELTFQAEEDRKNHERMQDLVDKLQQKIKTYKRQIEEAEEIAALNLAKFRKAQQELEEAEERADLAEQAISKFRGKGRAGSAARGVSPAPQRTRPAFDGFGTFPPRFDLAPENDF, via the exons ACGTACTCGGGTCTCTTCTGTGTCGCCATCAACCCTTACAAGAGATTCCCCGTGTACACGTTCCGATGTGCCAAGCTTTACCGAGGCAAGCGTCGTTCGGAAGTGCCACCCCACATTTTCGCCATTTCCGACGGCGCCTACGTCAACATGTTGACCAACCACGAGAATCAATCTATGTTGATTAC CGGTGAGTCTGGTGCCGGAAAGACTGAGAACACGAAGAAGGTAATTGCCTACTTCGCCACCGTTGGTGCAGCGCAAAAGAAGGACCCCACCCAGGACAAGAAGGGATCCCTGGAAGACCAGGTCGTCCAAACTAACCCTGTGCTTGAAGCCTTCGGTAACGCCAAGACTGTGCGTAACGACAACTCTTCCCGTTTC GGTAAATTCATCCGTATTCACTTCGGCCCCTCTGGAAAACTGGCTGGTGCTGACATTGAGACCT ACCTGCTCGAGAAGGCTCGTGTAATTTCCCAGCAAGCCCTTGAGCGTTCCTACCACATCTTCTACCAGATGATGTCTGGTTCCGTAAGCGGTCTTAAAG AAATGTGTCTGCTGTCAAACGACATATATGATTATTACATCGTATCGCAAGGAAAAACTACAATCCCAAACGTAGATGATGGCGAGGAATGTGTTTTGACCGAT CAAGCCTTCGACATTCTTGGTTTCACCCAAGAAGAGAAGGACAATGTTTACAAGATCACCGCCGCTGTCATGCACATGGGTTGTATGAAGTTCAAGCAGAGGGGTCGTGAAGAACAGGCTGAGGCTGATGGTACTGAG GATGGTGAAAAGGTTGCCAAGCTCCTCGGTGTTGACTGCCAGGACTTGTACAAGAACTTGCTGAAGCCCCGCATCAAGGTCGGAAACGAGTTCGTGACCCAGGGTCGTAACAAGGACCAGGTCACCAACTCCGTCGGTGCCCTCTGTAAGGGAATGTTCGATCGTCTCTTCAAGTGGCTCGTCAAGAAGTGTAACGAAACCCTAGACACCAAGCAGAAGAGACAGCACTTCATCGGTGTACTGGATATTGCTGGTTTCGAAATCTTCGAC TTCAACGGTTTTGAACAACTCTGCATTAATTTCACCAACGAGAAACTTCAGCAGTTCTTTAACCACCATATGTTTGTGTTGGAACAAGAAGAATACCAACGCGAAGGCATCGAATGGACTTTCATTGACTTTGGCATGGATCTCCAACATTGCATTGACCTTATTGAAAAG CCTATGGGTATCCTCTCAATTCTTGAGGAAGAGTCTATGTTCCCGAAAGCCACTGACCAGACATTCGTTGAGAAGTTGAACAACAACCACTTGGGTAAATCTGCTCCTTACCTGAAGCCCAAACCCCCCAAGCCTGGTTGCCAAGCCGCTCACTTCGCTATTGGTCACTACGCCGGTAAT GTCGGTTACAACATCACCGGATGGCTGGAAAAGAACAAGGACCCTCTTAACGACACTGTCGTTGACCAATTCAAGAAGGGTGCCAACAAACTGTTGGTTGAAATCTTCGCTGACCATCCTGGCCAGTCTGGTGATGCTGGTGCTGGTGGTGGCGGCGGCAAGG GAGGTCGCGGTAAGAAGGGAGGTGGTTTTGCTACTGTCTCCTCTGCCTACAGG GAACAACTTAACAACTTGATGACAACGCTGAGGTCTACTCAACCTCACTTCGTGCGTTGTATCATTCCCAATGAATTGAAACAGGCTG GTCTCATCGACTCTCACCTTGTGATGCACCAGCTCACCTGTAACGGTGTGCTTGAAGGCATCCGTATTTGCCGTAAAGGTTTCCCCAACAGGATGGTCTACCCTGACTTCAAGCTCCG ATACAAAATTCTGTGCCCGAACCTGCTCAAAGAGCCAATAACAGCAGAGAAAGCCACTGAAAAAATTCTTGAACATACCGGCTTGGATTCTGAATCCTTCAGGCTCGGAAAGACTAAG GTATTCTTCCGCGCTGGTGTTCTGGGTCAGATGGAAGAGTTGCGTGACGACAGGCTGTCTAAGATCGTATCTTGGCTCCAGGCCTACATCCGTGGTTACCTTTCCCGTAAGGACTTCAAGAAGTTGCAGGAACAGAG ATTGGCTCTCCAAGTTGTCCAACGCAACTTGCGCAAGTACTTGCAGCTCCGCACCTGGCCATGGTGGAAACTGTGGCAGAGGGTCAAGCCCCTCCTCAACGTCACCCGCGTCGAGGATGAGATGGCG AAACTCGAGGAGAAGGCTCAAAAGGCCCAGGAGGCTTTTGAGAAGGAAGAGAAACTCCGCAAGGAGGTCGAGGCCCTCAACTCTAAGCTGCTTGAGGAGAAGCAGGCCCTGCTTGCTTCCCTTGAGGGAGAGAAGGGCTCTCTCTCTGAAACCCAGGAGCGTGCCAACAAACTCGCAGCACAAAAGGCTGATCTCGAGGGTCAACTTAGG GACACACAAGACCGTCTCACCCAGGAGGAAGATGCCCGCAACCAGCTATTCCAAGCCAAGAAGAAGTTGGAGCAGGAAATCTCCGGCCTGAAGAAGGATGTAGAAGACCTCGAACTTAGCATCCAGAAGTCTGAGCAAGACAAGGCTACCAAAGACCACCAAATCCGCAACTTGAACGATGAAATCGCCCACCAGGACGAGCTCATCAACAAGCTTAACAAGGAAAAGAAACTTCAAGGAGAATCTAACCAGAAGACCTCCGAGGAGCTGCAAGCCGCCGAAGACAAGGTCAACCACCTCAACAAGGTCAAGCAGAAGCTCGAGCAGACCCTTGATGAGCTCGAAGACTCATTGGAGCGTGAAAAGAAACTGCGCGGTGATGTTGAGAAGCAGAGGAGGAAAGTTGAAGGCGACCTTAAACTTACCCAGGAAGCCGTCTCTGACCTCGAACGCAACAAAAAGGAACTCGAACAAACTATTCAGCGCAAGGACAAGGAAATCTCATCTCTCACCGCCAAGCTCGAAGACGAACAATCTTTGGTCAGCAAGGTCCAGAAACAGATCAAGGAACTGCAAGCCCGCATCGAGGAACTGGAAGAGGAAGTCGAATCCGAACGCCAGGCCCGTGCTAAGGCTGAGAAGCAGCGCGCTGATCTCGCTCGTGAACTCGAGGAGTTGGGTGAGCGTCTCGAGGAAGCCGGTGGTGCCACCTCTGCTCAAATTGAACTCAACAAGAAGCGTGAGGCTGAGCTCAGCAAGCTCCGTCGTGACTTGGAGGAAGCTAACATCCAGCACGAGTCCACCCTCGCCAACCTCCGCAAGAAGCACAACGATGCCGTTGCGGAAATGGGTGAGCAGCTCGACCAGCTCAACAAGCTTAAGGCTAA GGCTGAGAAAGAGCGCTCTCAATACTTTAGCGAAGTCAATGACCTTCGCGCCGGTCTCGACCACTTGTCCAACGAAAAG GCTGCTCAAGAAAAGATCGTCAAGCAACTTCAACACCAGCTCAACGAGGTTCAAGGCAAGGCTGATGAATCCAACCGCACCCTCAATGACCTGGATGCCGCTAAGAAGAAGTTGTCGATTGAGAACTCCGACCTGCTCCGCCAGTTGGAGGAGGCTGAGTCCCAGGTGTCGCAGCTCTCCAAGATTAAGGTGTCGCTCACCACTCAGTTGGAGGACACCAAGAGGCTCGCTGACGAAGAGGCCAGG GAACGCGCTACTTTACTCGGCAAGTTCCGCAACCTCGAACACGACTTGGACAACATCCGCGAGCAAGTGGAAGAGGAAGCCGAAGGCAAGGCTGACCTACAACGTCAACTCTCCAAGGCTAACGCTGAAGCTCAACTCTGGCGCTCCAAGTACGAGTCCGAAGGTGTTGCTCGCTCCGAGGAACTCGAGGAAGCCAAGCGCAAACTTCAAGCCCGTCTTGCCGAAGCCGAAGAAACTATCGAGTCTCTCAACCAGAAGGTTGTTGCTCTCGAGAAGACCAAGCAACGTCTTTCCACCGAAGTCGAGGACTTGCAACTCGAGGTTGACCGTGCCACTGCCATCGCTAACGCTGCTGAGAAGAAACAGAAGGCGTTCGATAAGATCATTGGTGAATGGAAACTCAAGGTTGATGACCTTGCCGCTGAGCTTGATGCCAGCCAGAAGGAATGCCGTAACTACTCTACCGAATTATTCCGCCTTAAGGGTGCCTACGAGGAAGGTCAGGAACAACTCGAGGCCGTACGCCGTGAAAACAAGAACCTCGCTGATGAAGTCAAGGATCTCCTTGACCAGATTGGCGAAGGTGGTCGCAACATCCATGAAATTGAGAAGGCCAGGAAGCGCCTTGAAGCTGAAAAGGATGAACTCCAAGCTGCCCTCGAGGAAGCCGAAGCAGCTCTTGAGCAGGAAGAGAACAAGGTTCTGCGTGCTCAACTCGAGCTGTCTCAAGTCAGACAGGAGATCGACAGGAGGATCCAGGAGAAGGAAGAAGAATTCGAAAACACCCGCAAGAACCACCAACGTGCCTTGGACTCCATGCAAGCTTCCCTTGAAGCTGAAGCTAAGGGCAAGGCTGAGGCCCTGCGCATGAAGAAGAAGTTGGAGGCTGACATCAATGAACTCGAGATCGCTCTCGACCACGCCAACAAAGCTAACGCTGAAGCCCAGAAGAACATTAAACGTTACCAGGCACAGATCAAGGACCTCCAAACTGCCTTGGAAGAAGAACAGCGTGCTCGTGATGATGCCCGTGAACAGCTCGGAATCTCTGAGCGTCGTGCAAACGCCCTCCAAAATGAGCTCGAAGAATCTCGTACGCTCCTTGAACAGGCCGACCGTGCCCGCCGCCAAGCTGAACAAGAACTTGGTGATGCCCACGAACAGCTCAACGAACTCTCTGCTCAAAGCGCTTCCCTCTCTGCCGCTAAGAGGAAACTCGAGTCCGAGCTCCAGACCCTGCACTCTGACCTCGATGAACTCCTTAACGAGGCTAAGAACTCCGAGGAGAAGGCAAAGAAGGCTATGGTTGATGCTGCCAGGCTTGCCGATGAACTCCGTGCTGAGCAAGAACACGCCCAGACACAGGAGAAACTTCGCAAGGCACTTGAACAACAGATCAAGGAATTGCAAGTCAGGCTTGACGAAGCTGAAGCTAACGCGCTCAAGGGAGGCAAGAAGGCCATCCAGAAACTTGAACAAAGAGTCAGGGAGCTTGAAAACGAGCTCGACGGCGAACAGAGGAGGCACGCTGATGCACAGAAGAACCTGCGCAAGGCTGAGAGACGCATCAAGGAATTGACCTTCCAGGCTGAAGAAGACCGCAAGAACCACGAGCGTATGCAGGACCTGGTTGACAAACTGCAGCAGAAGATCAAGACCTACAAGAGGCAGATCGAAGAAGCCGAAGAGATCGCCGCCCTTAACTTGGCTAAGTTCCGTAAGGCACAGCAAGAATTGGAAGAAGCTGAAGAAAGGGCAGACCTTGCCGAGCAAGCTATCAGCAAATTCCGTGGCAAGGGACGCGCGGGATCAGCTGCGAGAGGAGTCAGTCCGgcg CCCCAACGTACGCGCCCCGCCTTCGACGGTTTCGGCACCTTCCCACCAAGGTTCGACCTGGCGCCCGAAAACGATTTCTAA